A window from Variovorax sp. PBL-E5 encodes these proteins:
- a CDS encoding integration host factor subunit beta gives MTRSDLVEELAARFAQLTHRDAEYAVKTILDAMSDALVRGHRIEIRGFGSFTVNRRPPRIGRNPRSGESVQIPEKRVPHFKPGKALREAVDARTAELDAEQRKHG, from the coding sequence ATGACTCGTTCAGACCTTGTTGAAGAGTTGGCGGCGCGCTTCGCGCAACTGACGCACCGCGATGCCGAATACGCCGTCAAGACCATTCTTGATGCGATGAGCGATGCACTGGTGCGCGGCCACCGCATCGAGATTCGCGGCTTCGGCAGCTTCACGGTCAATCGTCGTCCGCCTCGCATCGGCCGCAACCCGCGTTCGGGCGAGAGTGTGCAGATTCCCGAGAAGCGCGTTCCGCATTTCAAGCCGGGCAAGGCGCTGCGAGAAGCGGTCGACGCGCGCACCGCGGAGCTCGACGCCGAGCAGCGCAAGCACGGTTGA
- the rpsA gene encoding 30S ribosomal protein S1, whose product MSESFADLFEESLKRSEMRTGEVITAEVVRVEHNHVVVNAGLKSEAYVPIEEFKNDKGELEVQAGDFVSVAIGSVENGYGDTILSRDTAKRLASWLALEKALESGDFVTGTTSGKVKGGLTVLVNGIRAFLPGSLIDTRPIKDLTPYENKTLEFKVIKLDRKRNNVVLSRRAVVEASMGEERAKLMETLKEGAVVRGVVKNITEYGAFVDLGGIDGLLHITDMAWRRVRHPSEVVQAGQEITAKILKFDTEKNRVSLGLKQMGDDPWMGVSRRYPQSTRLFGKVTNIADYGAFVELEPGIEGLVHVSEMDWTNKNIAPNKIVSLGDEVEVMVLEIDEDKRRISLGMKQCKANPWQEFAQNTKRGDRVKGPIKSITDFGVFVGLAAGIDGLVHLSDLSWNEPGETAVRNYKKGQEVEAIVLAVDVDRERISLGIKQLDSDPFTTFTTVNDKGQIVTGKVKTVDARGAEIDLGEDIIGYLRASEISRDRVEDARNVLKEGDEVTAVVVNVDRKTRNIQLSIKQKDMVDEQGAMASLSQQSARENAGTTSLGALLRAKLDNSEK is encoded by the coding sequence ATGTCTGAATCTTTTGCCGACCTCTTCGAAGAATCCCTGAAGCGTTCCGAAATGCGCACCGGCGAGGTCATCACCGCCGAAGTCGTGCGTGTCGAACACAACCACGTCGTGGTCAACGCAGGCCTCAAGTCCGAAGCCTACGTGCCGATCGAGGAGTTCAAGAACGACAAGGGTGAACTCGAAGTCCAGGCCGGCGATTTCGTCTCCGTTGCCATCGGCAGCGTCGAGAACGGCTACGGCGACACCATCCTCTCGCGCGACACCGCCAAGCGTCTGGCTTCGTGGCTCGCGCTCGAGAAGGCGCTCGAATCCGGCGATTTCGTCACCGGCACCACCAGCGGCAAGGTCAAGGGCGGCCTCACGGTCCTGGTCAACGGCATCCGCGCCTTCCTGCCGGGTTCGCTGATCGACACGCGTCCGATCAAGGACCTGACCCCCTACGAGAACAAGACCCTCGAATTCAAGGTCATCAAGCTCGACCGCAAGCGCAACAACGTGGTGCTCTCGCGCCGCGCCGTGGTCGAAGCCAGCATGGGCGAGGAACGCGCCAAGCTGATGGAAACCCTGAAGGAAGGCGCAGTCGTGCGCGGCGTCGTCAAGAACATCACCGAATACGGTGCGTTCGTCGACCTCGGCGGCATCGACGGTCTGCTGCACATCACCGACATGGCATGGCGCCGCGTGCGCCACCCGAGCGAAGTGGTGCAGGCCGGCCAGGAAATCACCGCCAAGATCCTCAAGTTCGACACCGAGAAAAACCGTGTCTCGCTGGGTCTGAAGCAAATGGGCGACGATCCGTGGATGGGCGTTTCGCGCCGCTACCCGCAGAGCACGCGCCTGTTCGGCAAGGTCACGAACATCGCCGACTACGGCGCGTTCGTCGAACTCGAACCCGGCATCGAAGGCCTGGTGCACGTGTCCGAGATGGACTGGACCAACAAGAACATCGCGCCGAACAAGATCGTCTCGCTCGGCGACGAAGTCGAAGTCATGGTGCTGGAAATCGACGAAGACAAGCGCCGCATCAGCCTCGGCATGAAGCAGTGCAAGGCCAACCCGTGGCAGGAGTTCGCGCAGAACACCAAGCGCGGCGACCGCGTCAAGGGCCCGATCAAGTCGATCACCGACTTCGGCGTGTTCGTGGGTCTGGCTGCCGGCATCGACGGCCTGGTTCACCTGTCCGACCTCTCCTGGAACGAGCCCGGCGAAACCGCCGTGCGCAACTACAAGAAGGGCCAGGAAGTCGAAGCGATCGTGCTGGCCGTGGACGTCGACCGCGAACGCATCAGCCTGGGCATCAAGCAGCTCGACAGCGACCCGTTCACGACCTTCACCACCGTCAATGACAAGGGCCAGATCGTCACCGGCAAGGTCAAGACCGTCGACGCGCGCGGCGCCGAGATCGACCTCGGCGAAGACATCATCGGCTACCTGCGCGCCAGCGAAATCTCCCGCGACCGCGTGGAAGATGCACGCAACGTGCTCAAGGAAGGCGACGAGGTCACGGCCGTGGTGGTCAACGTGGATCGCAAGACCCGCAACATCCAGCTGTCGATCAAGCAGAAGGACATGGTCGACGAACAGGGCGCCATGGCCAGCCTGAGTCAGCAGTCGGCCCGCGAAAACGCAGGCACGACGAGCCTGGGCGCCCTGCTCCGTGCCAAGCTGGACAACAGCGAGAAATAA
- a CDS encoding prephenate dehydrogenase, with protein sequence MFEQLGLIGCGLMGGSFALALKRARRVKRVVGYSKSPSTTERARQLGVIDVAAPSALLAISGADIVLIAVPVGASELTFKAIRHGITEQMLVMDVGSTKGDVIEAARRGLQDQLGNFVPAHPIAGKEVSGVEHADADLFVGRHVVLTPIKATLRSNVQRATQAWSAVGGKVLTMTHEAHDSALAAVSHLPHLLAFAFTNAIAAHPEGERFLELAGSGFRDFSRIAASDPAVWRDILLANREQVLLQSKAFRQSLMQFEALIAASDAQALENSIAAASRTRAQWRNG encoded by the coding sequence ATGTTCGAACAGCTGGGTCTGATCGGCTGCGGCCTGATGGGCGGCTCCTTTGCACTGGCGCTCAAGCGCGCGCGGCGGGTCAAGCGCGTGGTCGGCTACAGCAAGTCCCCTTCGACCACCGAACGCGCCCGGCAGCTCGGCGTGATCGACGTGGCAGCTCCTTCCGCGCTGCTCGCCATCTCGGGCGCCGACATCGTGCTGATCGCGGTCCCGGTAGGTGCCTCCGAGCTGACCTTCAAGGCGATCCGCCACGGCATCACGGAACAGATGCTCGTCATGGACGTAGGGTCGACCAAGGGCGATGTGATCGAGGCCGCGCGCCGCGGCCTGCAGGACCAGCTCGGCAACTTCGTCCCGGCGCATCCGATCGCAGGCAAGGAGGTTTCAGGCGTCGAGCACGCCGATGCCGACCTGTTCGTCGGCCGGCATGTCGTCCTCACGCCGATCAAGGCGACGCTGCGTTCGAACGTGCAGCGTGCCACGCAGGCCTGGTCGGCTGTCGGCGGCAAGGTGCTGACGATGACGCACGAAGCCCACGACAGCGCGCTCGCCGCCGTGAGCCATCTGCCCCATCTGCTGGCCTTCGCCTTCACCAATGCCATTGCCGCCCACCCTGAGGGCGAGCGCTTCCTGGAGCTGGCCGGGTCCGGTTTCCGCGATTTTTCACGCATCGCCGCCAGCGATCCGGCCGTCTGGCGCGACATCCTGCTGGCCAATCGCGAGCAGGTGCTGCTGCAGTCGAAGGCCTTCCGTCAGAGTCTGATGCAGTTCGAAGCCCTGATCGCTGCGAGCGATGCGCAGGCACTCGAGAATTCGATCGCTGCGGCGAGCCGCACACGCGCCCAATGGCGCAACGGCTGA
- a CDS encoding bifunctional 3-phosphoshikimate 1-carboxyvinyltransferase/cytidylate kinase, with protein sequence MFSTHFLDIPPLAGAAGTVRLPGSKSISNRVLLLAALADGTTTVRDLLDSDDTRVMLDALAALGCGIERSMGTTVRVEGLGGRLRTPRASLFLGNAGTAMRPLTAALALLGGEFELRGVPRMHERPIGDLVDALTQFGCRIDYLGNPGFPPLCIHPVAPDSLQLDAPIRVRGDVSSQFLTALLLALPLAAARQDIVIEVVGELISKPYVEITLNLLARFGIAVQRDGWQRFTIPAGSRYLSPGEIHVEADASSASYFIALGAMAAGRPGGAPVRIEGVGADSIQGDIRFVEAARQMGARIDSGPNWLEASRGAWPLKAIDLDANHIPDAAMTLAVMALHADGPSTLRNIASWRVKETDRIDAMANELRKLGATVEDGPDFIRVHPLAASDWRAASIRTYDDHRVAMCFALAAFNPAGLPVRILEPHCVAKTFPDYFEALFTVTEAAGVPVICIDGPTASGKGTLAVEVARWLGYHYLDSGSLYRVTGLAMRRQGLAPEPGQESLIAELAGSLPLSFAEGKVLLAGEDVSDAIRTEAAGMDASRVSVLPAVRNALLMLQKNFRQLPGLVADGRDMGTVIFPDASLKVYLTASAARRAERRHKQLISKGISTTIDSLRADLEARDLRDSSRSVAPLKPAPDARLLDNSLLSIEQSVEQVLDWWQEVQPFESS encoded by the coding sequence ATGTTCTCCACGCACTTTCTCGACATTCCCCCGCTCGCCGGGGCGGCCGGCACCGTCCGATTGCCAGGCTCCAAGAGCATTTCCAATCGCGTGCTTCTGCTGGCTGCGCTGGCCGACGGTACGACCACCGTGCGCGACCTGCTCGATTCCGACGACACGCGCGTGATGCTGGACGCGCTTGCGGCGCTGGGCTGCGGCATCGAGCGAAGCATGGGCACCACGGTTCGCGTCGAAGGGCTGGGCGGCCGGTTGCGCACGCCGCGCGCCTCGCTCTTCCTCGGCAATGCCGGCACCGCCATGCGGCCGCTGACCGCGGCACTCGCCTTGCTCGGCGGCGAATTCGAACTGCGCGGCGTTCCGCGCATGCACGAGCGGCCGATCGGCGACCTGGTCGATGCGCTGACCCAGTTCGGCTGCCGCATCGATTACCTCGGCAACCCGGGCTTTCCGCCGCTCTGCATCCACCCCGTCGCACCCGATTCGCTGCAGCTCGATGCGCCGATCCGCGTTCGCGGCGATGTCTCGAGCCAGTTCCTCACGGCGCTGCTGCTGGCGCTTCCGCTGGCGGCAGCCCGGCAGGACATCGTGATCGAAGTGGTCGGCGAGCTGATTTCCAAGCCCTACGTCGAGATCACGCTCAATCTGCTGGCGCGCTTCGGCATCGCCGTGCAGCGCGACGGCTGGCAGCGCTTCACGATTCCGGCCGGCAGCCGATACCTCTCGCCCGGCGAGATCCATGTCGAGGCCGACGCTTCCTCGGCCAGCTACTTCATCGCGCTCGGCGCCATGGCCGCGGGCCGGCCGGGCGGCGCGCCGGTCCGGATCGAAGGGGTCGGCGCCGACTCGATCCAGGGCGACATCCGCTTCGTCGAAGCGGCGCGACAGATGGGTGCGCGCATCGACAGCGGGCCGAACTGGCTCGAAGCTTCGCGCGGCGCCTGGCCGCTGAAGGCCATCGATCTGGACGCGAATCACATTCCCGACGCGGCCATGACGCTCGCGGTCATGGCGCTTCATGCCGATGGCCCCAGCACCCTGCGCAACATCGCCAGCTGGCGCGTGAAGGAAACCGATCGCATCGACGCCATGGCCAACGAGTTGCGCAAGCTAGGTGCCACCGTCGAGGACGGCCCCGACTTCATCCGCGTGCATCCGTTGGCGGCATCGGATTGGCGGGCGGCGAGCATCCGCACCTATGACGATCACCGCGTGGCGATGTGCTTCGCACTGGCCGCCTTCAATCCGGCCGGCTTGCCGGTGCGCATTCTCGAACCTCATTGCGTCGCCAAGACCTTTCCGGATTATTTCGAAGCGCTGTTCACGGTGACCGAGGCTGCCGGGGTGCCCGTGATCTGCATCGATGGACCCACTGCGTCCGGCAAGGGAACGCTCGCGGTCGAGGTGGCACGGTGGCTCGGCTACCACTATCTCGACTCGGGTTCGCTCTATCGTGTGACGGGCCTGGCCATGCGCCGCCAGGGTCTGGCACCCGAGCCCGGGCAGGAAAGCCTCATTGCCGAACTGGCGGGCAGCCTCCCGCTCAGTTTCGCCGAGGGCAAGGTTCTCCTGGCCGGCGAAGACGTGAGCGACGCCATCCGCACCGAAGCCGCCGGCATGGACGCCTCCCGTGTCTCGGTGTTGCCGGCCGTGCGCAACGCGCTGCTCATGCTGCAGAAGAACTTCCGGCAATTGCCGGGCTTGGTCGCCGATGGCCGCGACATGGGCACCGTGATCTTTCCCGATGCCTCGCTCAAGGTCTACCTCACCGCGAGCGCCGCGCGGCGCGCCGAACGACGCCATAAGCAATTGATTTCAAAGGGTATTTCGACTACAATTGACAGTCTTCGCGCCGACCTGGAAGCGCGTGACTTGCGGGATTCGTCTCGCAGCGTCGCGCCGCTGAAGCCGGCGCCTGATGCCCGCCTCCTGGACAACTCCCTGCTTTCGATCGAGCAATCGGTCGAGCAGGTGCTGGACTGGTGGCAGGAAGTACAGCCCTTCGAGTCTTCTTGA
- a CDS encoding LapA family protein translates to MKYLLWLLKAAIFFTLFAFALNNQHDATVYFFFGTSWRAPLVLVVLAAFAGGLVVGALGMLPGWWKHRSAAAQLPSAPMPAAAAPMSATPTTDLPAVRQHGL, encoded by the coding sequence ATGAAATACCTCCTGTGGCTGCTGAAGGCAGCCATTTTTTTTACCCTCTTCGCCTTCGCGCTGAACAACCAGCACGACGCGACGGTGTACTTCTTCTTCGGAACTTCGTGGCGCGCGCCGCTGGTGCTGGTGGTGCTCGCGGCCTTTGCGGGTGGCCTCGTGGTCGGCGCGCTCGGCATGCTGCCGGGCTGGTGGAAGCACCGCAGCGCGGCGGCGCAACTGCCTTCCGCGCCGATGCCGGCCGCCGCTGCGCCGATGTCCGCGACGCCCACGACCGACCTGCCCGCCGTGCGCCAACATGGACTTTGA
- the lapB gene encoding lipopolysaccharide assembly protein LapB produces the protein MDFDLSWLLLGLPIAFILGWVASRFDLRQLRIENRQAPKAYFRGLNFLLNEQQDQAIDAFIEAVQNDPDTQELHFALGNLFRRRGEYQRAVRVHEHLLGRGDLSRADRDRAQHALAQDFLRAGLLDRAEAALQKLEGTRYENEARLSLLAIYERSREWAQAAAVAQKLDESEQASYSTRRAHHLCEQAAEQVAAGELDGAAQLLQQAVALAPQAPRPAIDTAALQLRNGESAEAFQTLASLSESAPLALPLYAAMLQQAAVAAQRAGEALVLLQRRYVESPSIDVLEAIIALGGAPALPDEEQTEPREPRDGYIAHLTLQPSLVAASRWLAGERFHHEQFHPQVQRALDQATRPLMRYRCAACGFEAHQYFWHCPGCQAWDSYPPRRVEEL, from the coding sequence ATGGACTTTGATCTCAGCTGGTTGCTGCTCGGGCTGCCGATCGCGTTCATCCTCGGCTGGGTCGCTTCCCGCTTCGACCTGCGGCAGTTGCGGATCGAGAACCGCCAGGCGCCCAAGGCCTACTTTCGCGGTCTCAACTTTCTTCTGAACGAGCAGCAGGACCAGGCGATCGATGCGTTCATCGAGGCCGTGCAGAACGATCCCGACACCCAGGAACTGCACTTCGCGCTCGGCAACCTGTTCCGCCGTCGCGGCGAATACCAGCGTGCCGTGCGCGTGCACGAACACCTGTTGGGCCGTGGCGATCTCTCCCGTGCCGATCGCGACCGTGCACAGCATGCGCTCGCACAGGATTTCCTGCGCGCAGGCCTGCTCGATCGCGCCGAAGCCGCGCTGCAGAAGCTCGAAGGCACGCGCTACGAGAACGAGGCGCGCCTTTCTCTGCTCGCCATCTACGAGCGCTCGCGCGAATGGGCGCAGGCCGCAGCGGTGGCGCAGAAGCTCGACGAATCCGAGCAGGCCAGCTACAGCACGCGCCGCGCGCACCATCTGTGCGAGCAGGCGGCCGAACAGGTGGCCGCCGGCGAGCTCGATGGCGCGGCGCAGCTGTTGCAACAGGCTGTCGCGCTGGCACCGCAGGCACCGCGGCCGGCCATCGACACCGCGGCACTGCAACTGCGCAACGGCGAATCCGCCGAGGCTTTCCAGACGCTCGCTTCGCTCAGCGAAAGCGCGCCCCTCGCACTGCCCCTCTATGCCGCGATGCTGCAGCAGGCGGCCGTCGCTGCGCAGCGCGCCGGCGAGGCGCTGGTCCTGCTTCAGCGCCGCTACGTCGAGTCGCCATCGATCGATGTGCTCGAGGCGATCATCGCACTGGGCGGCGCGCCGGCATTGCCCGACGAGGAACAGACCGAACCCAGAGAACCGCGCGACGGCTACATCGCCCACCTGACGCTGCAGCCTTCCCTCGTGGCGGCATCGCGCTGGCTGGCCGGTGAACGCTTTCATCACGAGCAGTTTCATCCGCAGGTGCAGCGCGCACTCGATCAGGCCACGCGGCCGCTGATGCGCTATCGGTGCGCGGCTTGCGGCTTCGAAGCCCATCAGTACTTCTGGCATTGCCCGGGTTGCCAGGCCTGGGACAGCTACCCGCCGCGGCGCGTCGAAGAACTCTGA